The DNA sequence TCAAATACCGAGATCCTGGATTGGTGCCAGCGCGAGCAGCCCGGCCTGGTCTTCATTGGCCCGGAAAAACCGCTGGCAGAGGGTTTGGCGGACAGACTGAGCGAGCACGGCATCCCCTGCGTCGGGCCCAGCCAGGCCGCGGCACGGCTCGAGACGAGCAAGATCTTTGCCAAGGCCCTGATGGCCAAACACTCCATCCCCACCGCAACTTATGCCTCCTTTTCCGATCACCCTTCCGCGCTGGAATACATTCGCGGCCAGGGAAAGTTTCCCCTCGTGGTCAAAGCTGACGGTTTGGCCGCGGGCAAGGGGGTGGTCATCGCCGGAGACGTGGATGAGGCCTGCAAGGCAGTAGCCGGCTTTGCCAAGAACATCGGCCCGGACTGCGGGATAGTGGTGGAGGAATATCTGCGGGGCTGGGAAGTTTCGCTGTTCGTGGTGACGGACGGGACCAGTTTTCAGACCACGCCCTTCGCTCAGGACCACAAACAACTCGGTGAAGGCGACACGGGCCCCAACACGGGCGGCATGGGGGCATTCTGTCCCGTGCCGGAAGCCGAACCCTGGCGAAATCAGATCGAAGGGCAGATCGTCTCCCCCATCCTGGCTGCCCTGCGTGCCGAAGGATGCCCCTATCGCGGCTGGCTCTACTGCGGCCTGATGATCACCTCATCGGGTCCGAAGGTTTTGGAATTCAACTGCCGATTGGGAGATCCCGAGGCCCAGGCATTGCTGCCCCTGCTCCTGACACCGCTGCGCGAAGTCTGTTCTGCCATAACGGAAGGCTGGGTGGACAAGCTCCAGCTCAAGTGGAGCGGGCAAAGCGCGATCTGCGTGGTGCTGGCCTCCCAAGGCTATCCCGGCAGTTTCGTCAAAGGCCATTCGATCAGCATCAGCCCGCGCTTGGGCGGCAGGATCTACTTCAGCGGAGTGGGCGAAATAGACGGAAATCTGGTGACCGGCGGCGGCAGGGTGCTTTCCCTGGTGGCGCTGGGCAATGACATCGAAGCAGCCCGCCGGAAGGTGTATCAGGACCTCGACGCGGTTAAATTTTCAGGCAAGACCTTCCGAGGCGACATCTCGCGGCGGAACAACACACTTTGAAGGCGGAGTATTAATGAAATCAGCGATCCTGGCAGGCCTGGCCCTGCTCCCCCTGATCCTGTTCGGGGCAACCTTCAACGTCCTCAGCCAGACGGCGGACCAACTGGTGGTGGAATTCACGCTGCCCGAATACGAGATCGGACATGAACTGATCAAGGGTAGCACCTGGCAATACATTTCCTCGGACGACGGCGCGATCCATGCCCGGGAGGGCTTTCCGGAGCTCCGTGTCTTCAGCGAGGCGATCGCCATTCCCATCGACGGATGGGCCACGGCCCAAGTGACCGGAGTGAGAAGCACCGTCCTCAAAAACATCAACCTCAAGCCAGTCTATAAAAGGGTCCTGGAGAACGACGAAGTTGACTACGTCTTCCACCAGGATACCTCAGCCTACCGCAGCAACCAGGCCTATCCTGCGCAGATCGCCCAGGTGGGGGAAACCGCTTTCATCGGCGACCGCAACTTCGTGCCTCTGCACCTCTACCCCTTCCAATACCGTGCCGCGGAAAAGGAACTGGTGGTGAACACCAAATTCACCGTCCAGATCCAGATCCACGGCAGCAAGGGGGCCACGCCGAACTGGCAGCTAAGCGAAAATCCCATCGACCAGGCCGGGGACGCGTTTTTCCTGAACAACGCCAGTTCCAAGGGCTGGAGGCTGCCCAAGAGCCGCGCGGAAAGCTACGAATCCCCCAAGAACGGGACCTCGCTGGTCAACGAGATCCAACTGATCGTGGACAAAGAGGGCATCTACAAGGTTAGCTATGCCCATTTGAACGATTTCATCAACCTCATGGCCGATTCCCTGGGAGTCGGCATGGCCTGGGAACCAAGCACGGTCGATCCCCGCTATCTTGAACTGCGGGACGAGTACGGCTCCGTCCCCATCCATTTCCAGGGCGAATCGGACGGCAGCTTCGACCCCCAGGACTTCTTTGAATTCTACGGAGACAGGCATTACGGGGATGAGGGCTATTCAGATGACTATACCGCGGAAAACGTATACACCCTCTATTTGAAGAGCGGATTGGGAGCGCGGATGGCAGTGGAGAACGGCGGTTTGATCGAATCCGATCCCTTCCTGTACATCGTTCCCGCTGCCTATGAGCAAACGGTCCATTTTGAGGAACAACTGGTTTCCGACAAGCTGGGCAATTGCTGGAACTACAATCCCAACTACTATCGCGAGGATACCTGGTTCTGGAGAAGGATCCAAGCCCCCAACCTGGACATCATTCCCTTCCAGTTGCAATATCCGCTGGATAGCGCGATCCAATACGCCCATGCCAGGGTGTCCCTCTTCGGGCTAACCTACGCGGGATCGAACCAGTTGGACCACGAGGCAACCGTGCGCATCAATCAGGCCATGATCAACAACCACACCTGGTCCGGCCAAACCGAAAAGATCTTTGAAAACCAGGGCAACATTGCCAATTCCTATTTCATGCACGGCACCAACTACATGTACATCAGCCTTTCCGGAAACACGGTCTCGGGCTATAACGAGCACGTGATGCTGGATTACCTGGAACTCACCTATTGGCGGGAATACAAGACCGACGAAGATTTCATCAAATTCTCCAAACCCTCGAACCGGCCTGCGGGCCTTTACCAATTCCAGGTGGAGGGATTCAGCAACAACCAGATCTCCGTCTATAAGATAGGCTCCTCTATCTTCAACAGCTGCCAGATCGAACCCTTCAACATCGAAGGCGTGGCGCCCTGGACGGTCACCATTCAGGACAGCGTCGCTTCCACCGAGGTCAAGTACTACGCCGTGACCGAGAACATGAAATCCCTGCCCAAAGAAATGCGCCTGAACATCCCATCAGACCTGAAAAATCCTGCCAATGCCGCGAATGTGATCATCGTCGGAAGACGTGATTTCATCCATTCGGAAGGCGGAGACCTGCTTGTAAGCACCTGGGAGGCAAGCAACAACGTCGTGGCCAGGGTCGATTACCAGGACATCTTCGACGAGTTCAACCACGGGATCCGCTCCGCCGAATCCCTGAAAGAGTTCTTCACCTATGCCTACAACAACTGGTCCTCGCCCCAACTGACCCATGTGGTGCTCCTGGGAGAGGGGATCAACGACGAGAGGGACAACAGCCCGGCCCGCCAATACGCGCTGGTGCCGGTGAAAAAAACCTGGACCTCCGAAGAGGGGGCCACCGCCAGCGACGGCTGGTATGCCACGATCGTGGGCACCGACCTGGTGCCGGATATCTCGGTATCCCGCATCAATGCCTGGAAGGTCGAGCACGTCCTGGATTTCGCCAACAAGGCAGCCCACTACCGCAACAACCTGCTCACCAACAGGCTCTGGAACAGCCATCTGACCATCAGCTCCGGCGGAAGATTAACCGACGCCACTGACCTCTTTGCCCAGCAATCTGAACGGATCCGCAGGAAGAACATGCCCCAAGACTCGCGGGTTACGAGGGTTTATACCTCCACCCAAACCGTAAGCCCTGAATACTTCGGCGGCACCTTCGACCTCAAGGACGCCATCAATTCGGGCACACAGTACCTGCACTTCATCGGCCACGGCGGAGGCAGGATCTGGGCGGACTACAACCTCTTCAACTACAACGACGTGGCCACGCTCAATAACCAGGCCTACCCCATCGTCCTCAGCCTTGCCTGCTATGCCTCCTCCTTCGATACGAACGGGATCAACAGCATCGGCGAGGTCCTCGTGATGCAGCCAAACAAAGGGGCGATCGCGACCCTGGGCTTCAGCGGCCTTGGCTACATGTATCAGGACGAGCTCTGGGGGCTGGCCTTCACGGAAGCGCTCTTCAAGCACGATTTCGCCACCCTGGGCGAAGCATACCAATTTACCCTGGCCAGATTTTACACCACCAATCCCCTTCCCCAGGCCCGCTACGCCCTCACCAACGCGGCCGCGCTGCTGGGAGACGCACTGATCAAAACCCTGAAGCCAGTCGGCGACATCCCTGTCACGGCACAGAGTTACCTTCTCCAGCCGGGAGACACGCTGCGGGTGTACGCGCAGTTCCCTCCGGATGTGATCGCGGCCCGGCTGTACATCATGAAAGCCAATGAGATAGTGAGTAACATCCCCTACGACCTGCCGGTCATTAACGGAAATTTCGATGCCAATTACATCATCCCCACCACTGACAATCCGCCATACCTGAGGACGATCTATGTGGCGGGATATTCTCCCAGCAATGAATATGTGGGCCGGAACTTCTTCGGGGTGGGCAACGCCGCGGTGATGCACCACGCCACACTTCCAGCCAGCCCCACCTGGGCTGATTCCGTCCGTTTCGTGGCCAGAGTGTTCAGCAATTCCGAGGTCAGTTCCATGACCTGCTATTACACGAGGAACATCGACGCCCAGAATCCC is a window from the Candidatus Syntrophosphaera sp. genome containing:
- the purD gene encoding phosphoribosylamine--glycine ligase, translating into MKILIIGGGGREHAIADAFAQHEAAADIFLAPGNAGLAREFPCLPLRSNTEILDWCQREQPGLVFIGPEKPLAEGLADRLSEHGIPCVGPSQAAARLETSKIFAKALMAKHSIPTATYASFSDHPSALEYIRGQGKFPLVVKADGLAAGKGVVIAGDVDEACKAVAGFAKNIGPDCGIVVEEYLRGWEVSLFVVTDGTSFQTTPFAQDHKQLGEGDTGPNTGGMGAFCPVPEAEPWRNQIEGQIVSPILAALRAEGCPYRGWLYCGLMITSSGPKVLEFNCRLGDPEAQALLPLLLTPLREVCSAITEGWVDKLQLKWSGQSAICVVLASQGYPGSFVKGHSISISPRLGGRIYFSGVGEIDGNLVTGGGRVLSLVALGNDIEAARRKVYQDLDAVKFSGKTFRGDISRRNNTL